In the Agrococcus beijingensis genome, CTGGAACGGCACCTTCATGAGCGTGTGCGTGCGGATCTTCTTCTGCATGCGCTCGTCGCTGCGGTCGACCTCGACGCGCACGCCCTTCGCGCGCAGCTTGTCGGCGATCTCGTCGAGGTAGCCGGCGAAGTCCTCGGCCACCGGCACACCGACGACCTGCACCGGCGCGAGCCACACGGGGAACGCGCCCGCGTAGTGCTCGAGCAGGATGGCGAAGAAGCGCTCGATCGAGCCGAACAGCGCGCGGTGGATCATGATCGGGCGCTGCTTCGAGCCGTCCGGCGCGGTGAACTCCAGCTCGAAGCGCTCCGGCAGGTTGAAGTCGAGCTGCACGGTCGACAGCTGCCACGAGCGGCCGATCGCGTCGGTCACCTTCAGGTCGATCTTCGGGCCGTAGAAGGCGGCCTCGCCCGGCTGCTCCACGACTTCCAGCCCAGATGCCTTCGCGACGCGACGCAGCGCATCCGTCGCCGTCTCCCAGACGGCCTCGTCGCCGATCCACTTCGACTTCTCGTCGTCGCGCATCGACAGCTCGAGGCGGAAGTCGGTGAGGCCGAAGTCGCTCAGCAGCGACAGCACGAACTCGAGGACCTTGGTGGTCTCCTCCTCGAGCTGCTCGGGAGTGACGAACAGGTGCGCGTCGTCCTGCGTGAAGCCGCGCACGCGCGTGAGGCCGTGCAGCGCGCCCGAGAGCTCGTTGCGGTAGACCGTGCCGTTCTCGGCCAGCCGCAGCGGCAGGTCGCGGTAGGAGCGCGAGCGATCCTTGTAGACGAGGATGTGCATCGGGCAGTTCATCGGCTTCAGGTAGTAGTCGACGCCCTGCTTGGTGACGTTGCCCTCGTCGTCGCGCTCCTCGTCCATGTGGATGGGCGGCCACATGCCCTCGCCGTAGGTGACGAGGTGGTTCGAGGTGACGAAGAGATCCTTCTTCGTGATGTGCGGCGTGTAGACGTAGCTGTAGCCCTGCGCGATGTGGCGCTTGCGGGCGTGCTGCTCCATCTCGCCGCGGGCGATCGCGCCGCGCGGGTGCCACACCGACAGG is a window encoding:
- the thrS gene encoding threonine--tRNA ligase — protein: MRVDGELQDLAREVTATQTVEPVTIDSPDGLDILRHSAAHVMAQAVQRSNPEARLGIGPPIQDGFYYDFDLGAGFSSDDLKSLQKEMERIVKAGQRFVRRVVTDDEARAELADEPYKLELIGLKGSASKAGEGASVEVGAGELTIYDNVDPKTGEVAWKDLCRGPHLPSTRLIGNGFALTRVAGAYWRGKTDQPQLQRIYGTAWPSKDELRAYQQRLEEAAKRDHRKLGRELDLFSFPEEIGSGLSVWHPRGAIARGEMEQHARKRHIAQGYSYVYTPHITKKDLFVTSNHLVTYGEGMWPPIHMDEERDDEGNVTKQGVDYYLKPMNCPMHILVYKDRSRSYRDLPLRLAENGTVYRNELSGALHGLTRVRGFTQDDAHLFVTPEQLEEETTKVLEFVLSLLSDFGLTDFRLELSMRDDEKSKWIGDEAVWETATDALRRVAKASGLEVVEQPGEAAFYGPKIDLKVTDAIGRSWQLSTVQLDFNLPERFELEFTAPDGSKQRPIMIHRALFGSIERFFAILLEHYAGAFPVWLAPVQVVGVPVAEDFAGYLDEIADKLRAKGVRVEVDRSDERMQKKIRTHTLMKVPFQLIAGGQDRDAGSVSFRFRDGTQDNGVPVDEAIRRIVEAIETKAHV